The proteins below are encoded in one region of Elgaria multicarinata webbii isolate HBS135686 ecotype San Diego chromosome 20, rElgMul1.1.pri, whole genome shotgun sequence:
- the B3GALT6 gene encoding beta-1,3-galactosyltransferase 6, with amino-acid sequence MKLLRLLCRHKTALGLGGLSLFGVVLLYLAKCTSEGLKPSQGWGLPHQQPAPARSGSVSGPHPPAAAAAPPPPPEETAFLAVLVASGPKYTERRSIIRSTWLSAAGRVPGGDVWCRFVVGTGGLSGEELHTLELEQSRHRDLLLLPDLRDSYENLTAKVLAMYAWLDGHLDFRFVLKADDDTFVRLDILVEELRAKEPRRLYWGFFSGRGRVKSGGKWKENAWLLCDYYLPYALGGGYVISADLVHYLRLSQDYLNVWQSEDVSLGAWLAPVDVKRVHDPRFDTEYKSRGCNNKYIVTHKQSIEDMLEKHQTLAKEGKLCKEEVKLRLSYVYDWSVPPSQCCQRKDGIP; translated from the coding sequence ATGAAGCTGCTGCGGCTGCTGTGCCGCCACAAGACGGCCCTGGGCCTGGGCGGCCTGTCTCTCTTCGGCGTGGTGCTGCTGTACTTGGCCAAGTGCACCTCGGAAGGCCTCAAGCCCTCGCAGGGTTGGGGGCTGCCACATCAGCAGCCGGCCCCCGCTCGGTCGGGGAGCGTGAGTGGGCCTcatccccccgccgccgccgccgccccgccgccgccccctgaGGAGACCGCCTTCCTGGCTGTGCTGGTGGCCAGTGGCCCCAAGTATACCGAGCGGCGTAGCATCATCCGCAGCACGTGGCTCTCGGCGGCCGGCCGGGTCCCCGGCGGCGACGTCTGGTGCCGTTTCGTGGTGGGCACCGGTGGCCTGAGCGGGGAGGAGCTCCACACCTTGGAACTGGAGCAAAGCCGCCATCGTGACCTGTTGCTCCTTCCCGACCTTCGAGACTCCTACGAGAACTTGACCGCCAAGGTCTTGGCCATGTACGCCTGGCTCGACGGACATCTGGACTTCCGCTTCGTCCTCAAGGCGGACGACGACACGTTCGTGCGCCTGGATATCCTTGTGGAAGAACTGAGGGCCAAGGAGCCGCGGCGTCTCTACTGGGGCTTCTTCTCTGGCCGCGGGCGCGTGAAATCGGGCGGCAAATGGAAAGAGAACGCGTGGCTCCTTTGTGACTATTACTTGCCTTATGCCCTCGGGGGCGGCTACGTGATCTCGGCTGACCTGGTGCACTATTTGCGCCTCAGCCAAGACTATCTCAATGTCTGGCAGAGCGAAGACGTCTCCTTGGGCGCCTGGCTCGCTCCAGTGGATGTGAAGAGGGTCCACGACCCTCGTTTTGACACGGAGTATAAATCGCGAGGTTGCAACAATAAGTACATTGTGACTCACAAACAGAGCATTGAGGACATGTTGGAGAAACATCAGACTCTGGCCAAAGAAGGGAAGCTTTGTAAAGAGGAGGTTAAGCTCAGACTGTCTTACGTGTACGACTGGAGCGTGCCTCCCTCGCAGTGCTGTCAGAGGAAGGATGGTATACCTTGA